A region from the Hydrogenimonas sp. genome encodes:
- a CDS encoding secretion protein HlyD family protein — MGRRVGTLIILVLVVLFAYGGYRYFSFRSANAVSEAAFIKSDRLANLTFKVDGKVTEMLKKENEPVKEGELLAVIDPTDLKVAKEELLHIIESLVKSTDAMELKKRRLKESLALETSIAGSDNESVTMKLKSLGFRIKAAETKLEKLDKDTLRYEKMLRKRLIASSDFESVRTERDSLSDEIEGMRREYDALKAAEKASRERYRLAMVQQRTIEELQKGIEAKREELKSRREALSDIENKIGYTRLYAPFDGVIAKRYFEAPLVVEKGTPVYALIDPSALYCEVLLSEKKMRGVKPGNPVTITVDALEGREISGKVESIAPVSASTFSLVPRDIASGEFTKLDQRFKIRISIEETEGLRSGMSASVAIERR; from the coding sequence ATGGGCAGAAGAGTCGGAACGCTTATAATTCTAGTACTTGTTGTTCTGTTTGCCTACGGCGGATACAGGTATTTCTCTTTCCGCTCCGCAAATGCCGTCAGCGAAGCGGCTTTCATAAAGAGTGACAGGCTTGCCAACCTCACATTCAAAGTTGACGGCAAGGTGACTGAAATGTTGAAAAAAGAGAATGAGCCGGTGAAAGAGGGTGAGCTGCTCGCGGTGATCGACCCTACGGACCTGAAGGTCGCCAAGGAGGAGCTTCTTCATATCATAGAGAGCCTTGTAAAGTCGACGGATGCCATGGAGTTGAAAAAGAGACGGCTCAAGGAGTCACTGGCCCTTGAAACATCTATAGCCGGAAGTGACAACGAATCGGTAACGATGAAGCTCAAATCTCTCGGCTTCAGGATAAAGGCCGCAGAGACGAAGCTGGAAAAGCTGGACAAAGATACGCTCAGATACGAAAAGATGCTCCGAAAGAGGCTCATAGCCTCATCCGATTTCGAGTCGGTCCGTACCGAAAGAGACTCCCTTTCTGATGAGATAGAGGGGATGAGAAGAGAGTACGACGCTCTCAAGGCGGCGGAAAAGGCATCGAGAGAGAGATACAGGCTTGCCATGGTACAGCAGCGGACGATAGAGGAGCTGCAAAAAGGCATAGAAGCCAAGAGAGAGGAGCTGAAGTCGCGCAGGGAGGCACTATCCGACATAGAGAACAAGATAGGCTACACCAGGCTATATGCTCCGTTTGACGGTGTTATAGCGAAGAGATATTTCGAAGCGCCGCTTGTAGTTGAAAAAGGGACACCCGTCTATGCTCTGATAGACCCTTCGGCTCTATACTGCGAAGTGCTTCTCTCCGAGAAGAAGATGAGGGGGGTAAAGCCGGGCAACCCGGTTACTATTACAGTAGACGCGTTGGAGGGGAGAGAGATAAGCGGTAAAGTAGAGTCTATTGCACCGGTATCCGCCTCAACCTTCTCTCTGGTACCGAGAGATATAGCCAGCGGAGAGTTCACCAAGCTCGACCAGCGTTTCAAGATACGCATCTCGATAGAGGAGACCGAAGGCCTCAGGTCGGGCATGAGCGCTTCCGTAGCGATCGAAAGGAGATAG
- a CDS encoding transcriptional regulator, TetR family: MKELIREKVIETKKSLVLQKVSEYFEEVGFDNVKMQDIAEHTGLSVGALYNLFPSKDELFFEYIEYQIKRFHEELISASTGIDDPREALEKFVELKFSAFASKKEAIEHPVVGDPLFFLKMNTRKSEPAAPIYLYLSEIFARLDASEPLKNKDHLKTAYLFNAYTTGFIEYWLNSGGELDEDASEVVDIFLSGMRRGDG, encoded by the coding sequence GTGAAAGAGTTGATAAGAGAGAAGGTGATCGAAACGAAGAAAAGTCTCGTACTGCAGAAGGTCTCCGAATATTTCGAAGAGGTTGGTTTTGACAATGTGAAAATGCAGGATATTGCGGAACACACAGGGCTGTCTGTCGGCGCCCTGTACAATCTCTTTCCATCAAAGGATGAACTCTTTTTCGAATATATAGAGTACCAGATAAAGAGATTCCACGAAGAGTTGATATCCGCATCTACCGGTATCGACGATCCGCGGGAAGCGCTTGAGAAGTTCGTAGAGCTCAAGTTTTCGGCTTTCGCTTCCAAAAAGGAGGCGATCGAACATCCGGTAGTAGGAGATCCGCTCTTTTTTTTGAAGATGAATACCCGCAAAAGCGAGCCTGCCGCTCCGATTTACCTCTATCTATCAGAGATCTTCGCACGGCTGGATGCAAGTGAGCCACTCAAAAATAAGGATCACCTGAAAACTGCCTATCTCTTCAATGCCTACACGACCGGCTTCATAGAGTATTGGCTCAACAGCGGAGGAGAGCTGGACGAGGATGCTTCCGAGGTTGTCGATATATTTCTTTCGGGTATGAGGAGAGGAGATGGCTAA